TTTCATTGTTAATTTTTATAGACATGTGTTTAATGGGTTGATTATAGATTGGGTAAGTGAAGGAATGGAAGAACAACCGGAAACTATCCTTAAAAAGCTTTTGATCATGATAACAGGAAGTATTCCCCGCTCAGTGGCTGCATTTATAAAAGAAGAAATAAAAGAATAATTAATTTTGATAAATGAAAGTGTCTAAAATAGACACTTTCATTTTTTTGTCTATTGAATAGGGTTTGACAAAAATTATACAATAGATATATAAAATACTAATGTATTTATAAAGGGGGTAATAATATGTTTGTTTTCAACTACGCAGAGGGGGCATCAGCATTAAGTGTATGGGGTGTTTGGATAATTGTTTTTATAGCACTCTTTGCTTTTAATGAAGTAGCTCGTAGATTTAAATATGTTGGACTTTTCAGTTTTGTTATTTTACCACTAGCGCTTTCAATATTATGGTTTACAGTACTCAGGGATACAACTTATACAGACTGGTTCCATTTAGCAAAGGTGTATTCTTCTACAGCTGGATGTATAGGTTTTTGGTGCATCAGGCATGTTAAATGGAAGAATAAAAGAACAGGTAAAGAGTGGAGATTATCTGATAAAAAATGGGCATTATGTTTCCCAGCACTTATCCTTGCTATCAATATTATGGAGGCAGTAACCCGTGATTTTCAGGTTGGTATTCAATATGCTGGTGGAGGGACTTTAGCAGATGAAGCCATGTATGTACTTGGCGGTTCCTGGAATTTCATAAATGGTATAGCAGGCATACTGAATATAATAACTATAACCGGATGGCTTGGAATTTGCATAAGAAAACACACTACTAAAGATGGAAGCAAAGATATGCTATGGCCTGATATGTTATGGTTTTGGATTATAGCCTATGATCTATGGAATTTTGCTTATACCTATAACTGCCTTCCAGGTCATGCATGGTATTGCGGTTTTGCACTGCTACTAGCGCCAACCCTTTGTGCATTTACTGTGGGAAAAGGAGCATGGCTGCAACATCGTGCACAGACACTTGCCATATGGTGTATGTTTGCACAGACATTCCCATTATTTATTGATAAGGGTGCCTTTGCGGTGTCATCATCTTACAATGAACTAGCACTATTTGCATTTAGTTTCGCAGCATTAGTTGCAAATATAGCAGTATTTGGTTACATGATTTACAAAGTAGTTAAGACAAAGAGAAATCCTTATCTTGGCGAGCTTTATACAGATTTAAAGGAGTATAAGGAAATCAAAGTACTTGCAGAATAATAAGCATAGCAAAACTTTAAAATTATGAGGTGTTTTGGACACAATGGCTTTTTTGTATATTGTTATCCTCAGAATAAGTTTTTATAATATAGTTATTAAGTAAAAGACTAGGAGGTATGTTCAATGTATTATAGCAATGGAAATTATGAAGCATTTGCTCGACCTTTAAAACCCGCTGATGTGGATAAGAAATCTGCATATCTGGTTGGTGCTGGTTTGGCATCATTGTCAGCTGCGTGTTTTTTGGTACGGGATGGTCAGATGAAGGGTGAACACATTCATATTCTGGAAGAACTTAATCTCCCAGGAGGAGCTTGCGATGGCATTAACGATAGTCAAAAAGGGTTTATTATCCGTGGTGGGCGTGAAATGGAAAACCACTTTGAATGCTTGTGGGATTTGTTCCGTTCTATTCCTTCTATTGAGACAGATGACGTTTCCGTTTTAGATGAGTTTTATTGGCTGAACAAGAAAGACCCGAATTATTCTTTGATGAGAGTAACTGAAAGCAGAGGTGAGGATGCTCATACCGATGGAAAGTTTGGTCTGAGTGAAAAAGCTTCAAAGGAACTTGTGAAGCTTTTTATGACTCGAGATGAAGATTTGTACGATAAGAAGATTTCTGATGTATTTACAGATGAAGTTCTTAAATCTAACTTCTGGCTCTACTGGAGAACAATGTTTGCCTTCAGAGATTGGCACAGCGCATTGGAAATGAAACTCTACCTTCAGAGATTTATTCATCATATCGGCGGCCTTCCAGACTTATCTGCTTTGAAGTTTACTAAATACAATCAGTATGAGTCATTAATTCTACCAATGGTAAAATATCTTGAAGGTCATGGTGTTCATTTCCAATATGATACCATGGTAAAAAATGTTGTTTTTGATATTAAAAATGGCAAAAAGCTTGCGAGGGAAATTGTTTGTAACCATGGCGGAAAGGAAGAATCCATTGAACTTACTAAAGATGATTTGGTATTTATCACTAATGGAAGCTGTACAGAAAATTCTTCACTGGGTGACGATAACCATGCACCCGAGTTTAACAGCTCTACAGGAGGATGTTGGGAGCTTTGGAGAAATATCGCAAAGCAAGATACAGCCTTCGGTAAACCTGATAAATTCTGCACGAGTACTAAAGAAACAAACTGGGAATCTTCTACAATTACCACACTTGATGATAGAATTCCTAAATATATAGAGAAAATTTGCAAACGTGATCCATTTAGCGGAAAGGTGGTTTCCGGTGGTATCATTACGGTGAAAGACTCAAATTGGCTTATGAGTTATACTTTGAATAGACAGCCTCATTTCAAAGAACAACCAAAAGACCAGATTGTGGTTTGGGTATACGGTCTATTCTCAGAGATTCCAGGAAATTATATTAAAAAGCCAATGAGGGAATGTACCGGAGTGGAAATTACAGAAGAATGGCTTTATCATATGGGTGTGCCTGAATCTGAGATTCACGATATGGCTACAAAATCTGCTCATAGCATACCTTGTATGATGCCATATATTACTGCATTCTTTATGCCAAGAAGAGAAGGGGACAGACCTAAGGTTGTACCTGTTGGAAGCCAGAACTTTGCTTTCCTTGGTCAGTTCGCCGATACAACACGAGATACCGTGTTTACAACGGAATATTCAGTGAGAACAGCTATGGAGGCAGTTTACACATTGCTAGACATAGATCGTGGTGTGCCAGAGGTATTTGGTTCATGTTATGATATCCGAGTACTTTTGGATTCTACAGTAAAGATGATGGACGGCAATAAGCCTGGCGATACAAAACTGCCATTTATCTTGAACTTTGTTAAAAAGAAAGGCTTAAAGAAGATATCAGGAACAGTCATTGAAGATGTATTGAAACGGTATAATATAATCTAACTATGATTAATGGAGGTGAATGATATGGACAAATATAAGGTTCTTGAGATAAAAAAAAGTGTTTTCGAAGACAATGACAGGCAAGCGGATTTGCTTAGGAGTGAATTGAAAAAAGATAAGACCTTTTTACTCAATTTAATGTCATCACCAGGTTCAGGTAAAACAACAACGGTTTTAAGAACAATAGAAGCTTTGAGTGATGAAATGAGCATTGGAGTATTAGAAGCCGATATTGACTCAGATGTGGATGCTTATACTGTTGCGCAGACTGGTACAAAAGTAATCCAATTGCACACCGGTGGCATGTGTCATCTGGATGCAGATATGACCAAGCAAGGTCTATCAGGACTTGGCACAGAAGGAATTGATTTCGTAATTTTAGAGAATGTAGGAAATTTAGTATGCCCAGCAGAATTTGACACTGGAGCAGTAAAAAATGCCATGATTTTAAGTGTACCAGAGGGAGATGACAAACCCTTAAAATACCCTTTAATGTTTTCTATTGTTGATGTTTTATTAATTAACAAGATGGATTCAATAGGCTTTTTTGATTTTGATTTAGAGGCAGTGAAAGAGCGTGTAAAAAAATTGAATCCAAATATTAAGGTCATTCCAATCACGGCTAAAACTGGAGAAGGAATTGATGAGTGGGCTGAATGGATACGTACCGAAGTGAAAAATTGGAAGACCAATTAGAGTACCCAGGTTTCGACCGAAAGGAGAAATGAATATGGTAAAGAAAAAAGTACTTGAACTGGCCAATAAGATCGCTGCTGGGATTACTGGCGGGATAGTAAAAGTAAAACCAACAGACCCAGAATATAGAATTCTTGAGCCCGTTACTACAGATGAAATGGCAGAAATAGCACTTAAGCTGGAGATTCGTAAATATAAAACCGTAGAGGAAGTTGCGAGGCTCTGTGGCAAACCTGCAGATGAAGTAGAGAAAATTCTATACAAAATGGCGGTTGATGGCTCAATTAAAGTAGAACAAGAGCATGGTGTTGATAAATACTGCCTTGAGCTTTTTGTTCCTGGTGTTATGGAATATATGGTTGTAAACAAGGAAAATGTAGAAAAGTATCCGGTAATTGCTGAGTGTTTTGAAGAATATACAAGAAAATTAGGTGGATTAATGGCAGGAAACATTCCAATTGGGCTTGGCGTAATGAGAGTTATCCCAATCGAAAGCGCCATTGAAGGGGATACCAGAAGAGCCTCTTATGAGGAAATTGCATACCTTCTTAATAAACATGAGGTTTTCTCTGTTGCGGATTGTGCATGTCGTACATCCATGAGAGTTATCGGCGAAGGTTGTGGACATACTGTTGAAGAAATGTGTGTTCAACTTGGACCAGCTGCTGAGTACTATATTCGTACAGGAAAAGGCAGACAAATTACTAGGGAAGAGGCTATTGCTATATGCAAGCAAGCTGAAAAAGAGGGTATGGTACATTCCATACCAAATTTATCAGGACCAGGAAATGCCCTTGCCATTTGTAATTGCTGCGGATGTTCTTGCTTCGGACTCCGAAATACAAATCTTTATAAAAATCCTGATTGGTCCAGGTCTAACTATGTAGCACAAGTGGATAAAGATAAATGTGTTGCTTGTGGAGAGTGTGTAGAGCATTGCCAAGCTAATGCAGCAACACTAGGACAAAATTTATGTACAAAAGTACCTGCCCACGCTCCTAAGGAAAAAGAAACTCCATACGATACTCAGTGGGGAAAAGACAAATGGAATCCTGATTATCGCCACCGCAAGGTTGTTGATGAGAGTGGAACAAGCCCATGTAAATCCGAATGTCCAGCGCACATAGCTATCCAAGGGTATATCAAGATGGCATCTCAAGGAAAGTATAGAGAAGCATTAGAGCTTATTAAGAAAGAAAATCCGTTTCCAGCAATCTGTGGACGTATTTGTCCAAGAAAGTGTGAATCTGCTTGTACAAGAGCAGGTCTGGATGAAGCAATTGCCGTTGATGATATCAAAAAATTCATTGCAGACCAAGATTTAAATTCTAAGGAGCGTTTTGTACCTGAAAAGAACGCACCAAGACCAGAAAAAGTTGCTGTAGTTGGTGCTGGCCCAGCGGGACTTTCTTGTGCTTATTTCCTAGCTGCTGAAGGTTATAAGGTAACAGTCTTTGAAAAGCAAAAAGTGCTTGGTGGTATGTTAACACTTGGAATTCCGTCCTTTAGACTAGGAAAAGAAGTAGTAAATGCGGAAATCGACATTTTGAAGGAATTAGGAGTAGAATTTAAAGTAGGAGTTGAGGTTGGCAAGGATGTTACACTTCCTAACCTTAGAAAGAATGGCTACAAAGCATTTTATGTAGCCATTGGTGCTCAAGCAGGTAGAAACCTAGGTCTTGAGGGTGAAAATGCAGTTGGGGTAATAACAGGTGTAGATTTCCTTCGCAAAGTAAGTCTTGGTGAAGATTTGAAAATGGAAGGACCAGCTATTGTAATTGGTGGAGGAAATGTTGCTATTGACGTTGCCAGAACTGCAGAAAGAGTTGGTGCTTCGCAAATAGATATGTATTGTTTAGAAAATAGACAAGAGATGCCTGCTCTTGAGGAAGAAATTGAAGAAGCATTGTCAGAAGGCATTGCTATCAACAATTCTTGGGGTCCAAAACGAATTCTTCATGAAAATGGCCATGCTTATGGTGTAGAATTCAAAAAATGTATTTCTGTCTTCGATGAAAATAGAAGATTTAATCCTAAATTCGATGAAAATACAACAAAGATTGTTAAAGCAAACAATGTGTTAATTTCAGTTGGCCAAGGAATAGACTTAGGTGGATTATTAAAGGATTCCAAAATGGAATCAAATCCAAATAAGACAATAAAAGCTGATCCAATCACTTTCCAAACAGGTGAACCGGATGTATTTGCCGGCGGAGATGCTGTAACAGGTCCTAAGTTTGCTATAGATGCTATTGCACTCGGAAAGCAAGGCGCAATTTCAATTCATCGTTATGTTCATGGAGATAACTTGACAATAAGCCGTGAGAGAGAATACCATGCTCTTGATAAAGAAAACTTAAACATGGATGGCTATGACCGTCTGCCAAGACAAAGAGCACTTCATGTGGATGGAAGCAAATCAAAAGAAACCTTTAAGGATTTGCGTACATCATTTACAGAAGAACAAATAAAGAAGGAAACTGAACGTTGCCTTGGCTGCGGTGCTGTGGTTGTGGATCAATACCAATGTGTAGGCTGTGGAGTTTGTACTACAAAATGCAAATTTGACGCAATTTCACTGGTAAGAAAATATGATAGTGCTGGTGTAGATTTTAAGGATATGAAACCTTTAGTTATTAAACATGTTATCAAACGTCAAGGAAGAATTGCAGTGAAAAATGTGAAAAAATTATTCTCAAAATAAGAAGAAAGCATAGAATAATTAGCCTAGTATAGGGCATAAAAGATGGGGGGAGCACGGATTCTCCCGTTCTTATACTTTGACAAGAGAGGTGAGTTAATTTGCATGAACTGGGAGTTGTGTTTGAAATTATAAAAACCGTTGAAAATTTTGCAGAGAAAAATAGATTAAAAAAAATAGATACATTGGTTCTTCAAATTGGTGAGCTCTCATCGATGATTCCGAGATACATTGAAGCCTGTTACCCAGCTGCAGTAGAGGGTACGTTATTACAAGAGACGGAATTGAAAATTGAAATATTGCCAGGCAATGCTATTTGCAAAAGGTGTAATAAAGTTTTTAATCTCATTGAGAATAATAGTAAATGTCCAAATTGCGGAAGTAAAGACTGGGAGATATTATGCGGAAAAGAGTTTATGATCAAGGAAATCATTGCTTGCTAAAATGAGACTCAGAAGCTGACTATAAAGACCTCTTTTAGTTGTTATCATGACCAAAAGAGGTCTTTTTTGTTTTTGTACAATTACAAAGCCATATAAAAATCGATTTATGAAAATTTTTTAAACCTCAGAGATATACAATTTTTATAAACTATATTTTATAGCGAAATGGGTAAACTATATAGTACACACTATGTATATAGTGTAGTTTTTATATTCGAAGGGAGATTACTTATGAATAAAAATGATTCAGAAAAATCAGAAGAAAGTATGAATACTATTGAAATTACAACCACTAATGGAGTCATTTCAGTTGCTAATAAAAGTTCAGACTCTTCAGATAATGGTATGTCTAATATGAATAGCAACGATAATGATGCAATATCAAAAAAAGAACAAAAGAGTAATCAATCAGATGCAAGTGATTCTTCTCAGGACACTACTTCAAAAAAAAGACAAATAATAATTAATATATCAGAAAAGTAGTGTGTTTACAGACAAGATTATGTTGAGTAGACTATGGAAAGAAAGGAAATGTGTGGGTAATTACAAGAATGGGCATGATTAAGGTTATAGTTTATGGAGAATTAAAAGGCATATGAGAAATCATATGCTTTTTTTAATACTAAAATTTAATTCTCTCTATAGGGTGAAATTACTACATATACCACGAATTGTAAGAAATGACTCTAACCATTGATATAACCGGGTTAGGGATATGCTTGCAAGTGGAAATACTGTATCACAAGTAAGATTCTAAATATTTTTATTAGGAAAATTAACTAATAGTTAATTTTTATGAATAAAAGATGAAAATGCCTCAATTGTTTAAATTATATAGCTTTGATATAATTTAATTAACGAAGCCCTAAGTTAATTAAATGTACAAATAAATGGAGGAGTTAATTTTATGAGAATAAGTGAGGTTATTAGAAATTATAGAAAAAAGGAAGATCTTACTCAAGAGCAAGTTGCTAATTATTTAAATATAAGTGCACCAGCAGTAAATAAATGGGAAAACGGAATATCATGTCCAGATATAGCACTGTTAGCACCTCTTGCACGTGTTTTAAAAATTGATGTTAATACTTTATTAGCATTTAATGAGGAATTAACAGATGTAGAAGTAAAAAACCTTACAAAAGAGGTAGGTGAAATGGCATCAAAAGAGGGATTCCAAAAGGCTTTTGAAAAGGCCAGTGATTTAATTAAAAAATATCCAAGTTGTGATGAGTTGATATATTGGATATCAGTAGTATTAAGAATACATTTATTGGGGTCTCAAATTGAGGAAAAAGATAAATATGAAAGAAAAATCATTGTTTGGCTTGAACTTGTATCAGGAAGCAGTAAAGAAAAGACAGCTTCTATGGCAAAATTAGAATTATCGGCAATGTATAGGGCGAAAAAAGAGTATAAAAAAGCTCAAGAAGCATTAGATAAAATTCCAGAAGTAGAGGTGGATAAAAAAATTCAACAGGCGTTATTATTTGAAAGTAGCGGGGGAATTGATGAGGCTTATGGCATTTATGAAGGCATATTAAGGAAAAATGCTCATGAAACATTTACTGCTTTATCTCTTATAATACAGCTGTTATACAAAGAAAAGAAATTTACTGAAGCAGAAGAATACATAGAGCGTGCTAAAAAGGTTGCTGAAGTATTTGATTTTGGAGCATACCATAAATATCAATTAGATTTATCTTTAGCAAGAGAAAAACAGGATAAAGAAAAAGCTATAGCAATGATTATAAATATGGTAAATGAAGCAAGTAGCATGGATGATTCTATGAAGTCAAAATTATATAAGCATATGAAATTTAATGTGACCAACAGTTGGGGCAAAGATAAATATGAAAGATTAGTAAAAGAGGCATTTAAAATAGATAAAACCCTTGATTTTGTCAAAAATGATTCTAGGATAAAATTTTTGTTGGAATAACCCTAAAGTTGGTAAAAAGAGTTGAGTGTATCAGTTTTCAATGAAAAAAAACTATATATGATTGATGATGGATATTTTATGATATAAAAATATTAACTTCTAATTGCGGTTTGGGGCTACTATCTCTTGATATTTCACATTGTTCTTAAAAGGCGCACTACAAAGCGATGTGCCTTTTTTATTTTGACTACTTATGGTAATCATTATATTTAAGTCGCTTTGCCATGGTTACACACCTTAGAGTATAAAAATTAAGAACTTCATGATTTTTAAATCCTTAGAGTATAATTTCCGCGTTTTGATGCCAGTACCCCGTATATAGAGAATAGTGTTATTCATTC
This DNA window, taken from Clostridium estertheticum, encodes the following:
- a CDS encoding oleate hydratase; the encoded protein is MYYSNGNYEAFARPLKPADVDKKSAYLVGAGLASLSAACFLVRDGQMKGEHIHILEELNLPGGACDGINDSQKGFIIRGGREMENHFECLWDLFRSIPSIETDDVSVLDEFYWLNKKDPNYSLMRVTESRGEDAHTDGKFGLSEKASKELVKLFMTRDEDLYDKKISDVFTDEVLKSNFWLYWRTMFAFRDWHSALEMKLYLQRFIHHIGGLPDLSALKFTKYNQYESLILPMVKYLEGHGVHFQYDTMVKNVVFDIKNGKKLAREIVCNHGGKEESIELTKDDLVFITNGSCTENSSLGDDNHAPEFNSSTGGCWELWRNIAKQDTAFGKPDKFCTSTKETNWESSTITTLDDRIPKYIEKICKRDPFSGKVVSGGIITVKDSNWLMSYTLNRQPHFKEQPKDQIVVWVYGLFSEIPGNYIKKPMRECTGVEITEEWLYHMGVPESEIHDMATKSAHSIPCMMPYITAFFMPRREGDRPKVVPVGSQNFAFLGQFADTTRDTVFTTEYSVRTAMEAVYTLLDIDRGVPEVFGSCYDIRVLLDSTVKMMDGNKPGDTKLPFILNFVKKKGLKKISGTVIEDVLKRYNII
- a CDS encoding helix-turn-helix domain-containing protein; amino-acid sequence: MRISEVIRNYRKKEDLTQEQVANYLNISAPAVNKWENGISCPDIALLAPLARVLKIDVNTLLAFNEELTDVEVKNLTKEVGEMASKEGFQKAFEKASDLIKKYPSCDELIYWISVVLRIHLLGSQIEEKDKYERKIIVWLELVSGSSKEKTASMAKLELSAMYRAKKEYKKAQEALDKIPEVEVDKKIQQALLFESSGGIDEAYGIYEGILRKNAHETFTALSLIIQLLYKEKKFTEAEEYIERAKKVAEVFDFGAYHKYQLDLSLAREKQDKEKAIAMIINMVNEASSMDDSMKSKLYKHMKFNVTNSWGKDKYERLVKEAFKIDKTLDFVKNDSRIKFLLE
- the hypB gene encoding hydrogenase nickel incorporation protein HypB codes for the protein MDKYKVLEIKKSVFEDNDRQADLLRSELKKDKTFLLNLMSSPGSGKTTTVLRTIEALSDEMSIGVLEADIDSDVDAYTVAQTGTKVIQLHTGGMCHLDADMTKQGLSGLGTEGIDFVILENVGNLVCPAEFDTGAVKNAMILSVPEGDDKPLKYPLMFSIVDVLLINKMDSIGFFDFDLEAVKERVKKLNPNIKVIPITAKTGEGIDEWAEWIRTEVKNWKTN
- a CDS encoding DUF5692 family protein, translated to MFVFNYAEGASALSVWGVWIIVFIALFAFNEVARRFKYVGLFSFVILPLALSILWFTVLRDTTYTDWFHLAKVYSSTAGCIGFWCIRHVKWKNKRTGKEWRLSDKKWALCFPALILAINIMEAVTRDFQVGIQYAGGGTLADEAMYVLGGSWNFINGIAGILNIITITGWLGICIRKHTTKDGSKDMLWPDMLWFWIIAYDLWNFAYTYNCLPGHAWYCGFALLLAPTLCAFTVGKGAWLQHRAQTLAIWCMFAQTFPLFIDKGAFAVSSSYNELALFAFSFAALVANIAVFGYMIYKVVKTKRNPYLGELYTDLKEYKEIKVLAE
- a CDS encoding FAD-dependent oxidoreductase is translated as MVKKKVLELANKIAAGITGGIVKVKPTDPEYRILEPVTTDEMAEIALKLEIRKYKTVEEVARLCGKPADEVEKILYKMAVDGSIKVEQEHGVDKYCLELFVPGVMEYMVVNKENVEKYPVIAECFEEYTRKLGGLMAGNIPIGLGVMRVIPIESAIEGDTRRASYEEIAYLLNKHEVFSVADCACRTSMRVIGEGCGHTVEEMCVQLGPAAEYYIRTGKGRQITREEAIAICKQAEKEGMVHSIPNLSGPGNALAICNCCGCSCFGLRNTNLYKNPDWSRSNYVAQVDKDKCVACGECVEHCQANAATLGQNLCTKVPAHAPKEKETPYDTQWGKDKWNPDYRHRKVVDESGTSPCKSECPAHIAIQGYIKMASQGKYREALELIKKENPFPAICGRICPRKCESACTRAGLDEAIAVDDIKKFIADQDLNSKERFVPEKNAPRPEKVAVVGAGPAGLSCAYFLAAEGYKVTVFEKQKVLGGMLTLGIPSFRLGKEVVNAEIDILKELGVEFKVGVEVGKDVTLPNLRKNGYKAFYVAIGAQAGRNLGLEGENAVGVITGVDFLRKVSLGEDLKMEGPAIVIGGGNVAIDVARTAERVGASQIDMYCLENRQEMPALEEEIEEALSEGIAINNSWGPKRILHENGHAYGVEFKKCISVFDENRRFNPKFDENTTKIVKANNVLISVGQGIDLGGLLKDSKMESNPNKTIKADPITFQTGEPDVFAGGDAVTGPKFAIDAIALGKQGAISIHRYVHGDNLTISREREYHALDKENLNMDGYDRLPRQRALHVDGSKSKETFKDLRTSFTEEQIKKETERCLGCGAVVVDQYQCVGCGVCTTKCKFDAISLVRKYDSAGVDFKDMKPLVIKHVIKRQGRIAVKNVKKLFSK
- a CDS encoding hydrogenase maturation nickel metallochaperone HypA, which gives rise to MHELGVVFEIIKTVENFAEKNRLKKIDTLVLQIGELSSMIPRYIEACYPAAVEGTLLQETELKIEILPGNAICKRCNKVFNLIENNSKCPNCGSKDWEILCGKEFMIKEIIAC